Within the Thermosynechococcaceae cyanobacterium Okahandja genome, the region CCGCGGTGACTGATCTGTTGCTTTTGGTCGCTAGACAGTTCAGCAAAGGTGCGCTGCTGACTGGGAAGCCAAAAAATGGGATCGTAGCCAAAGCCGCCGTTACCTCGGGGGGTGTTGAGAATTTCGCCGTGGCAGCGGCCTTCGGTGGTGACCGCAATGGTGCCGTCGGGGCGGGCAAGGGCAATGACGCAGATAAACTCCGCCGCGCGATCGCTCACCCCCTCAAGTTCCCTAAGCAGACGTTCAATCCGTTCCTGATCCGTTGCGCCATAGCGGGCAGAGTACAGACCCGGCGCGCCGTTGAGAGCGTGTACTGCCAGCCCGGAGTCATCGGCAAGTGCCCAGTGCCCTAAGCGTTGGGCAGCGGTACTGGCCTTTAGGCAGGCATTCCCACAGAAGGAATCGGCGGTTTCGGGAATCTCCAGATCGGCGGGCAGGGGAACCACCGCCCCCACCCAGTTCTGCAAAAATGCTTGAAACTCTTTAATTTTGCCCCGGTTATGG harbors:
- the rdgB gene encoding RdgB/HAM1 family non-canonical purine NTP pyrophosphatase; this translates as MPILETVVLASHNRGKIKEFQAFLQNWVGAVVPLPADLEIPETADSFCGNACLKASTAAQRLGHWALADDSGLAVHALNGAPGLYSARYGATDQERIERLLRELEGVSDRAAEFICVIALARPDGTIAVTTEGRCHGEILNTPRGNGGFGYDPIFWLPSQQRTFAELSSDQKQQISHRGQALRQLQAYFAQQIQQIQ